The nucleotide window TATCCCAAAAACACAGATCTTTCCTATTGCAAAACAAGCTCCTATGATGGCGAACCATAATTTAAAAAACCAGAAAACTTCTGCAAAAGGAAGAAGGCAGCAGCAGAATCCCACAATTACCAGCGCTGAAATCAATGCTTTTTTTGTTCCTGTTTTGTTAATAAAACGTACAGCAAAAAGGGAGATAAAAGCAATGGGTAAATCTTTGAAAGACTCCAAAAGTCCCAGTTCACCATAGGTAATTTTCTCTTCGGATAATTGCAGAATGATAAGTCCCATACAGTTCAGAACCATTGAAAAAATGAGAAAGGTAAGTTTTAACGGAAGGGAAATTTTGGAAAGCTTGAAGGTCATTTTGGGAGTTGTCTTTATTGTTTTTTTATGAAATTTTATGAAATATTAATGCGAAGATAGTGCTTCTAACCCTGAAAAATAAAAGAAAAATTAAAATTTTTATGAATAGAATGTTAATTAATTGAAAAAAAATATATTTTTATTGTCTCAATTTGAGAATTAAACAATAACTGTATATGAATGTAAGAATATCAAGAAGCGTAGGAGTGGTTGCCGTCCTCTATTTTACGGCCAACTTCAGTGCCCAGACCACCAAGGTAAAGGACACAATTGCGAAAGAAAACAAAATAGACGAAGTGGTAGTTATCGGTTACGGTACTCAGAAAAAGAGTAATGTAACGGGAGCTATTTCCAGTGTCAGGGCGAAGGATATTGAGGATATTCCTTCAGGAAAGCCTGAACAGGTCCTTCAGGGAAGGGCAGCTGGTGTTTCTGTAGTTACCAATTCCGGGCAGCCTGGGTCAGCAGCAACAGTGAGAGTCCGTGGTGTTACAAGTTTTGGAGCCGGAAGTAATGATCCTTTGTGGGTTGTAGATGGAATTGTAGTAGATAATATTGCATGGCTCAACCAGTCTGATATAGAAAATATAGAAATTCTGAAAGATGGTGCCTCAGCAGCAATTTACGGAGTTTCAGCAGCAAAAGGTGTTATTCTTGTAACAACCAAGAAAGGGAAAAAGGGAAAAATGAACTTAACCTATAATGGTTTTTATGGAATAGGTTCAGCCTCAAAAAAATTGGATCTTTTGAATGCAAGCCAATATGGAACTATCATTAATGAAGCTCTAACCAATGCAGGAAAGGCTCCACGTTTTACTAATCCTCAGTCTTTTGGAGCCGGTACGGACTGGCAGGATGTAGTTTTCAATACTGCTGAAAGAAATTCTCATGAATTTAGTCTGAGTGGCGGAAATGACAAGTCTACTTTTTATTCTTCTTTCGGATACTATGAACAGGATGGAATTGTTCTGAAAGATATTTCAAATTACAAAAGAATGAATGTGAGGCTGAATTCTACCCATAAAGTTTTTGATTTCCTTACCATTGGACAAACATTCTCCTATACTCATCAAAAGACGAAAGGGGTGAATGCAAATGACGAATTCGGAGGACCTTTAAGTTCAGCGATCAATTTAGATCCTATAACACAGGTAGTGGTTACAGATCCTGCCTTATTGAATACAAGCCCATATAATAATGCAAGTATTTCTCCTTATCTGATTAGAGATGCTTTCGGAAATCCGTATGGTGTATCAACTATTGTAGAGAATGAGATGACAAACCCTCTGGCGTTCAGACAAACTCAGCTTGGAAGATACAACTGGTCTGATGATTTTGTGGCGAATATATTTGCAGAGTTAAAGTTTTTACAACATTTTACTTTCAAAACTACCCTTAACGGAAAACTATCCTATTGGGGAAAAGAACAGTTTACGCCTAAATTTTATCTTAATACCAATTCAAGAAACACCGTATTTAATAGTTTCTTAAGAGAAAGCAATAGGAAGCTTGAATGGAATACGGAAAATACATTGACGTATCAGAATAAATGGGGAAATCATAATTTAAGTGTATTAATCGGACAGGGAGCTTACTTTTATAATATAGGTTCCGGAAATAATACTACTTATATCAATCTACCGGTGAATAATTGGGAAGACGCATCCTTTAATTTTGATGTTCCGCAGGAAAATCGTTCAACATCAGCATATGACGGAGTTGAGACCCATAAGGCCTCTTATTTTGCCAGAGTGATTTACGATTATGATGATAAATATCTGTTTACCGGTACAATCCGTAGAGATGGTTCTTCTAAATTTGCAAAAAGCAGGCATTGGGGGAACTTTCCTGCCTTCTCTTTAGGATGGAATATTTCCAACGAAAACTTCTGGCCGGAGAATAAGGTCGTTAATACTTTGAAGTTCAGGGGTGGATATGGTGTTTTAGGGAATGATGCTATCGAAAACTTCAGATTTGCAAACTTCCTCA belongs to Chryseobacterium gleum and includes:
- a CDS encoding SusC/RagA family TonB-linked outer membrane protein; protein product: MNVRISRSVGVVAVLYFTANFSAQTTKVKDTIAKENKIDEVVVIGYGTQKKSNVTGAISSVRAKDIEDIPSGKPEQVLQGRAAGVSVVTNSGQPGSAATVRVRGVTSFGAGSNDPLWVVDGIVVDNIAWLNQSDIENIEILKDGASAAIYGVSAAKGVILVTTKKGKKGKMNLTYNGFYGIGSASKKLDLLNASQYGTIINEALTNAGKAPRFTNPQSFGAGTDWQDVVFNTAERNSHEFSLSGGNDKSTFYSSFGYYEQDGIVLKDISNYKRMNVRLNSTHKVFDFLTIGQTFSYTHQKTKGVNANDEFGGPLSSAINLDPITQVVVTDPALLNTSPYNNASISPYLIRDAFGNPYGVSTIVENEMTNPLAFRQTQLGRYNWSDDFVANIFAELKFLQHFTFKTTLNGKLSYWGKEQFTPKFYLNTNSRNTVFNSFLRESNRKLEWNTENTLTYQNKWGNHNLSVLIGQGAYFYNIGSGNNTTYINLPVNNWEDASFNFDVPQENRSTSAYDGVETHKASYFARVIYDYDDKYLFTGTIRRDGSSKFAKSRHWGNFPAFSLGWNISNENFWPENKVVNTLKFRGGYGVLGNDAIENFRFANFLKSGSNYTYGDNNIIIGYAPTTLENPDLRWEETSQLNIAADLKFLNDFTLTVDWFKKKTTDILRQVDIPGYVGAPERPWRNVGDMNNTGVEVNLGYKKTWSDFGISVNGNFSYLKNEVTRLEDDKVYENFASFQSMGPVTRFQVGSPYGAFYGYQNLGIFQTQAEIDAYRNANGDLIQPNAKPGDFKRLDANGDGKINQDDYEYLGSSVPKFTYGLTLNLNYKNVDLMVFLQGQGGNKIFQGLRRLDLFYSNYQTTILDRWTGPGTSNTVARLDADDKNENYTKMSDYYLQKGDFMRIKLVQLGYTLPVEISKRFGANKVRFYVTGENLFTFTKYTGYDPEIAVNDSYGIDRAYYPQARTFIFGANIQF